In the Colletotrichum lupini chromosome 1, complete sequence genome, one interval contains:
- a CDS encoding cutinase: MKTQITILTLTATALCSPILLIHRAQVDTTVQLQSRQTGTIAKEYTQGGCRDVIFIFARGSTEVGNMGSTVGPPTSDGLKKKYGENKVATEGVDYAAGLTTNFLPGGADPVGVDEMKRLLTDATNKCDKSKVVAGGYSQGAATAHRAIENLPDAVKSKILGVVTYGDTQNQQDKGQIPNFPKDRLKLICNEGDKVCTGTLEITPAHLDYERHVPEAVDFLTGKIGNL, from the exons ATGAAGACTCAGATTACTATCTTGACTTTGACTGCCACCGCACTCTGTAGTCCAATTCTCCTAATCCACCGCGCCCAGGTCGATACCACAGTTCAACTCCAGAGCCGCCAGACCGGAACAATAGCAAAAGAATACACGCAAGGAGGCTGCCGTGATGTCATCTTCATCTTCGCCCGGGGTTCTACGGAAGTCGGAAACATG GGGTCGACCGTTGGACCTCCGACTTCAGACGGTCTGAAGAAAAAGTACGGCGAAAACAAAGTGGCGACAGAAGGAGTTGATTACGCCGCTGGTCTCACGACCAACTTCCTCCCCGGAGGAGCTGATCCCGTCGGCGTTGATGAGATGAAGCGGCTTTTGACCGATGCTACCAATAAGTGCGACAAGTCAAAGGTCGTAGCTGGAGGCTATAG CCAAGGAGCTGCCACCGCACATCGCGCGATTGAGAACCTCCCTGATGCAGTCAAGAGCAAGATCTTGGGGGTCGTCACCTATGGCGACACCCAAAATCAGCAGGACAAGGGCCAGATTCCCAACTTCCCCAAAGACAGACTGAAACTCATTTGCAACGAAGGCGATAAGGTGTGCACTGGCACTCTCGAGATCACGCCTGCTCACCTTGATTATGAACGCCATGTTCCCGAGGCAGTTGACTTTTTGACCGGAAAGATCGGCAATCTTTGA
- a CDS encoding GMC oxidoreductase, translating into MAIHPSIGHQAKSRGGTAGLVVASRLSEDNGTRVLVVEAGADKSADPLVLTPGLVAGVYGKDEYDWNFTSVPQPGLNDRRINQARGKMLGGSSALNFMLMLYPSRGVLDAWGALGNAGWSFDELAPYFRKFGTDHPPPQSAKDIVGLDYHDQTLSGKGPIQVSFGEGYSSMNAAWKSTFDKLGLGVTGDPRSGKAYGAFQNPCSIDPQNKTRSFAASAYYTPEVAARPNLVVLTETQVRKVIFDTAGDGVSATGVLIVSKAGEEKIIEAKGEVILAAGTLQTPQLLELSGVGGRDLLESHGIPVVIDNSNVGENLQDHPIVCQSFEVNEGVPSADVLRDGDILNAVVGQYMATREGPLGQSTISAAYTPLADNNGLLSGDAKKSLLATHGKHASSPTGKLVRSLIETLDEPSSEYLLFPSQITINDHPANMAEYILPSKPENYITVMTVLNHPFSRGTVHITSPDFKALPTWDPKYNSNPLDLELLARNVQFVERIVGTEPFSSLLKPGGKRLPELMGNNLETAKEIEDGGVVDERLRLYGAKNLRIVDASVFPIEPLGNIQSTVYAVAERAADIIKEDMMTARVQG; encoded by the exons ATGGCCATCCATCCTAGCATCGGACACCAGGCAAAGTCAC GTGGTGGAACAGCGGGTCTAGTTGTGGCTTCGCGCCTTAGCGAAGATAACGGCACTCGTGTTCTAGTTGTTGAAGCTGGTGCCGACAAGAGCGCGGACCCTTTGGTCTTGACGCCTGGCTTAGTGGCAGGCGTCTATGGAAAGGATGAATATGACTGGAATTTCACCTCAGTGCCTCAG CCTGGTTTGAACGACCGAAGAATTAACCAAGCACGAGGCAAAATGCTTGGAGGCAGCTCTGCCTTAAACTTCATGTTGATGCTGTATCCATCAAGGGGAGTTTTAGATGCCTGGGGTGCGCTGGGCAACGCCGGCTGGAGTTTCGACGAGCTCGCGCCTTATTTCCGCAAGTTTGGCACTGATCATCCTCCTCCCCAGTCCGCAAAGGACATAGTTGGGCTGGACTACCACGATCAAACTTTGAGCGGAAAAGGCCCAATTCAGGTCTCCTTTGGCGAAGGCTACAGCTCTATGAACGCTGCGTGGAAGAGCACATTCGATAAGCTTGGCCTTGGCGTGACTGGTGATCCTCGGAGTGGGAAGGCCTATGGTGCTTTTCAGAACCCGTGCAGCATTGATCCGCAGAACAAGACGAGAAGCTTCGCGGCGAGCGCTTATTACACACCGGAAGTGGCTGCACGACCAAACCTGGTAGTCTTGACCGAGACACAGGTCAGGAAAGTCATCTTTGATACTGCCGGAGACGGTGTATCTGCGACTGGCGTTCTCATTGTCAGCAAGGCCGGCGAGGAGAAGATAATCGAGGCGAAAGGGGAAGTGATCCTTGCTGCAGGAACTCTCCAAACACCTCAGCTATTGGAGCTGTCTGGCGTTGGTGGGAGAGACTTGCTCGAGAGCCACGGCATTCCTGTGGTGATTGATAATTCCAATGTTGGAGAGAACTTGCAGGATCACCCGATTGTCTGCCAAAGCTTTGAGGTCAATGAAGGAGTGCCGTCAGCGGATGTTCTCCGAGACGGAGACATCCTCAACGCTGTTGTCGGCCAGTATATGGCCACGCGTGAGGGCCCACTGGGCCAGAGCACAATTAGCGCTGCTTACACGCCTCTCGCCGACAACAACGGGCTGTTGTCAGGAGACGCAAAGAAATCTCTTCTGGCTACACATGGAAAGCATGCGAGCTCGCCGACTGGAAAGCTTGTGCGCTCTCTTATCGAGACATTGGACGAGCCAAGCAGCGAATACCTGCTTTTTCCTTCTCAAATCACGATTAATGATCATCCAGCCAACATGGCCGAGTACATTTTGCCTTCAAAGCCGGAGAATTACATCACTGTTATGACGGTGTTGAACCACCCGTTTTCTCGGGGAACGGTCCACATTACTAGCCCTGATTTCAAAGCGTTGCCAACATGGGATCCGAAATACAACTCAAATCCCCTCGACCTGGAGCTTCTGGCCCGCAACGTTCAATTTGTCGAGCGAATCGTAGGCACTGAACCTTTCAGCTCGCTACTCAAGCCTGGAGGGAAACGCTTGCCCGAGTTGATGGGCAACAACTTGGAGACTGCCAAGGAGATT GAGGATGGTGGCGTTGTTGACGAGCGACTAAGGCTCTATGGGGCGAAGAATCTTCGCATTGTCGATGCCAGTGTCTTCCCGATTGAGCCCTTGGGTAACATCCAGAGCACTGTTTATGCGGTTGCCGAAAGGGCCGCTGACATCATAAAAGAAGATATGATGACTGCTAGAGTCCAGGGGTAA